A section of the Oncorhynchus gorbuscha isolate QuinsamMale2020 ecotype Even-year linkage group LG04, OgorEven_v1.0, whole genome shotgun sequence genome encodes:
- the gatc gene encoding glutamyl-tRNA(Gln) amidotransferase subunit C, mitochondrial yields the protein MYVVVNYTRRLQTLAFNLVPSCYHQGVTRVSITSQDRKSKQNFSCFRWTHLITLVHQYSTRISNSKVPRVATWEPVLENQLPPPCQVPVDLVDKLERLALVDFRNQEGLACLEKAIRFADQLHVVDTDGVDPMDSVLEERALYLREDAVAEGDCAEELLQLSKNTVEEYFVAPPGNIPLPKREERAAMFKHSEF from the exons ATGTATGTCGTAGTGAATTATACACGAAGGTTACAGACCCTAGCATTTAATCTAGTGCCTTCGTGCTACCACCAAGGCGTCACAAGAGTTTCCATAACGTCACAGGACCGAAAATCCAAGCAAAACTTTAGCTGCTTTCGTTGGACTCATCTGATAACTTTAGTACATCAATATAGTACCAGAATTAGCAACTCTAAG GTGCCCAGGGTAGCAACATGGGAGCCTGTATTGGAGAACCAGCTACCCCCA CCTTGCCAAGTTCCTGTAGACCTTGTTGACAAATTGGAGCGACTAGCCCTGGTGGATTTCCGCAACCAGGAGGGGCTGGCCTGTCTGGAGAAAGCCATCCGATTTGCAGATCAGCTCCATGTTGTTGACACAGATGGGGTTGACCCGATGGATTCAGTTCTGGAGGAAAG GGCACTGTATCTGAGGGAGGATGCCGTGGCAGAGGGGGACTGTGCAGAGGAACTGCTCCAGCTCTCCAAAAACACAGTGGAGGAGTACTTTGTGGCACCGCCAG GTAACATTCCACtcccaaagagagaggagagagctgccaTGTTTAAGCACTCCGAGTTCTGA